The Xiphophorus maculatus strain JP 163 A chromosome 7, X_maculatus-5.0-male, whole genome shotgun sequence region aatttacatttttgagctttacatcatgtcataatgttatcccctcatcaaaaaacacatattgccttgattctttcatgcatatttgagaaatccattaatctcccgtggcaaccattcagctgttcaaaacacccgggtggacctagccccgccttcgaggacgaaactcctcctcagagctgcagttaccgagcttccgcctcacagagcatgttgacattttgaatgaaattCTTTGCACAACTATGCACTAATTTGTCTTGGTCTACCATGTGAAATTACTATTAAGTATATAGTATTAAATGCAGGAGTGATATTTTCAACGTCACTGTATTAGTTTCGGTGCTACATGTGTGTTTTTCCTCTACAGACCTTCACCAGATTTCCCATCAATTAACGAGGTGATGGAGAGTTTGCAGACTAAAGGTATGGAAGTTTCCTCTGTGCTTCACTGCTGCTGTTATTCTCTGTTAGACGTTTCAGATTAACGAAGCCCTGTTGTGCTCTTGTTACATTTTAGGGAATTAAattgcttattttcttatttaaaaatgaataaaaattgtgtttatttgtatcttcTAAAATCGttctaatattgtatttaaaaaaaagacttaaataaaaagGTGAATTAAAAATCTGCGGAATGTGGCaattgtttttttgggtttttttattcgattaatcgtcagaatgaTTGATAggatcaattattaaaataatcaatagctGCAGCCTTACTTATGATGTTATCTCTTTTTGTGTTCAGTTGACAATTTAGAGTCTCCGGAACCGCCTGTAGTTTGCACGCCAGGCTTCAAGATAAAAAAGCCAAACGGTCACCTACCGTCACAAGAAACAAGAGACCCAGAGTCCCCCTGTCGCCATGGAAACCTGTCACCAACCCCTGAGGTGCCTGCGTTTGAAACTCCATACGTGAACCGCCTGGTCAGCGGCAAGAAGGTATAAGAATATTTCATGCTTCTTTTACCTTCACTCAgtttttgattgtattttttacattttttgttattgtaatGTTTCCAGACAGCACAGACTGAGCCAATCAGCTTGCAGGGTGACGGGGATAGTAACATCTTCAAGCTTCAAACGTCTCCCTGTAACGGAGGGAGCGAGTCCAACCCCGCCCGGGAGAACGATGTGCCAGAAGTGAACTTCTTTGGCGTGGAGGAAAAGGAGATACCAGAGATGCCCAACTTGGAGTCATTTTTGGGCAATTCCCTTCAGACCGTAAGACCTGAATAATAATGTTTACTCAATAGGCTATCAAAAAAGTGTCATTGCCGTTAGAGCAGCAagtcattttgttgctttatagAGTGAGAGATAAAGCATAAAGATAAACTAGTTTTCTATGTAAATTTACTCAATCATATTCTGAATAAATGGAGCAGTTTTGCAAGTGTTGCCACTAAgcaaaatcagtttaaatgagCACAACCATTTCCATTTGGACAACAATCCACAAAGAGATCGATCGACTTCACAGTGGCTCTGTTCAGGAAGAAGCACCTAAAGCTCGACAAGTAAAGTCAACTGAATAACGCTAGAAATATCTTCTGATGATGAGCAGGGTGTCCGCGcattcttaaaggggcagtattatctGTTTTCCgggcacatggtgccattttgtagcacaatcaagtaactacattaccttcatttgttataaaaatgctatttatatatcaaacatgacttaaaagaatttTAACTTCCTAATTTGACACCTTAAAATGTAGTTGAAAGGCCGCCATtttgagaaacaaacatttaacaccagTAGGAAGTTTGTCTGCACTTCCTGccacttttgcctgttttccctgtctAAGCTGAAtgactattatttttttaaatgcaattttgaTTACAGAGACTTCGTAatcaattttaattattgtcgttttgcttgttttatgttgtatatttaaaatgttttctggttcCAGTGTCAGATAATTAGAGATTaaagtttgattgatttttcagtattttgtttttttttttttacttgtactaTTATGCCATTatgtttattgtattatttgaaaatggtttcaaaatgacaatattaccATTTAccacaataatttctgggacaatttatcttccagcaaaatttgttgttgtgactGGTCCAGTTGCAAAATTTTGCCAATAAGGTCTGGATCTGAACTTTGACAGGGCCACTCAAAACCCTTTCATGATATTTTTATACTTTGATAGAggattattatttgtttttagttgatGGAATGAACATTAttacttcattttatttgtttagtagTTAGGCTCATCCTGAAGGCAATTTGcttgcactagattttatttgaggATATCAAAGGATGGTTTTGTGGATACAAATTCACatgatgctttttgtttgtgGGGGAAGAAGGGGAGTACAccatttttcttctattttctaaatatgtgctactttgtgttgcgACTGTGCGCCATCGGTCTTGCACAAAAACGACCAGTGACCGCCTTCGTGTTCGAAAGCCAGCTGAACAGAACTCTATTAAGTCATGTATTATATCActcaacatgcaaaaaaaaaaaaaaaaaattataaattgcATTCAAGCTTAACCAACGGAACGTCTTGAACAGAAGTGAACTCGTCTGCTTTTTTTTGCCGGTGCCGACCTGCAGAACAGTGGCCGGATGCTGACGCAGCAGGTGGGAGAGGACGCGGGCGTGAACAGACCGGACCTGGACGGACCCACCCAGGAGTTCAGCTTTGGAACGCCTCGCATCAGGATGAGCTACCAGGAGCCCAGCACCCCCGAGATGCCAGACCTCAGCTCGGTCACACAGGATATATGTAAAGTAGGAGTCGCTTCGTTTTCTGCTAAGATTGACaggctgttctttttttcttttagtaaattTATTGGATGATAAATTGAGTCTTCTTAACCTACTTTAGTTTCATTTTGCAGCTTGTTTCGCAGGTTCAGAGAAAGAAATCTGCCTCTGCACATATTGCCTCATCTGTCAGCTCAGAAAAACACAGGTACTGCTTAAGAGTTGTtgctggttttttttgtcaaacaagTTCTGTTTAAGTGATTACAGTGAATTCAGGATTTTAGCAAAGGAACGCAGGTTGCTTTTTCATTTGGGTAGCTTTTCTTTCTTAGTAAATGAGCTCATCAtttgaaaatctgattttggatttgctgcagttttctttGGTTCATTGCTTTTGGTATCTGAAATATCTtggtgcagcaaaaaaaaaaacaacaactgcatGACAAATGAACTGCAAGTCActtgaagttgttttgtttatgaatTAAAAAGTACGTAATAAtcaattttacactttttttttacacagatgtgaattaaattttaaaaaaattctttatttaaccCCAAGGGAAAAGATAAATGCTGTCATAACATCCAAGTATCTTGATAGACTGTGGAGGTTAATGCTGTGGTCAGGAAACATCTCTTAGCAGTCAGTGTAGATTCAAATCTGAAGAGGCTTCTGACTGAGGAAGACGGATGTCAGACTGCAGACTCATCCCCCTCATTTGCTCCTTCCTCTACATCTggcagtttttaaaacaaattaacattttaaataaggttgcttttatttaaatatacccATTGTTAAATTTGcttcattgtttgtttattcaacGCATATTAATGTCTTCTCTTTCCAACATTATCCTCTCGGTATCGAGGATAAATATATctatacatatatttacatatgcatatctgcattttttttttatctttgcaaggactgctcttaagttgctttttatattaacagcattttatatttttacaatttatagcagtttatattttattttttattttatctactactactactcagtggtagttgttattgtcttgtctctatgctgtaactgcgaagtaatttccctgctgggatgaataaagtacttctattctattctatatatTGCAATGCTGCTAATTATCTAGCTGCAATTCTATTCAGGTGCTaaatataatacaaatataGGTGCAAATATCACCTGAAACTCttagaaaatatagaaatagcATTCCTTGAGGGTCTTTTTTCTTCCCCGATAgtcttgtgtgttttatttcattgtgacaGTGTtggcagatgtttgtttttctttttaagctaCTAGTTTCTGAcgatttctttatttctttcgtCTAGTGCTCCTCCTGCAAAGGGTCTCACTTTGGTTTCACAGAGCGAGTTTCAGACTTTGCCGTCCTACCTGAGGCTGATGACTCTCGGCAACCTTAACCAGGCTGTCCAAAACATCAACAGATTTACGGCACAACGCCATGGTGAGcaggaaagaaaacatatcGCCCACgtgttttaatttggaaatgaaacaaacttaGAAGTCAAAATGGCCGCATAGTTGTCAGCCAGTGAAGCCTAAAAACCCCACGAATACAGATGCTAACCACCTTTTTATATTAGCTGCAAGCTATAGTTTTAGGAAAGCGAAACGAGGCGTCCTTTTCCCCGCGTCACGCCGTTTTCTTTGGCGCCCTGTGCAGGAGAAACGAAGGAATTCACGATGGACGACCTGAGGAGGATCATCAGTGTGGGAACCAAGGCTCCTGTGTACGTCCTGTGTCTGACGGAGCTCCAGAGGCTGAAGCAGGTGGATGGGGTTCTGGAAGCCGCCGTGTACAAACTGATAACAGGCAACTAAAAACGGCGAGGCGCTGGTTCAGCTGATGGTGTAATCCTTACTGAGGATATAACAACTTCTGTTCACTACAGTATAGAAAAGACCGACACTCAGAAGTGAAGTCCCAAACGGCCAGAAATTGCAGGTTTAGTagctttttgcacatcttttttttttgtaaatagatGTATTCATGATGAGTACGCTTCAGTTGgatgattaaatgtttaataaatatatgcTGCTTATTGTTATTTCACCTGTATGAGCTCCTTTGACTGATAATAGAAATATGGATTATCACAAATAAtggattaaaaatagcaaacatAAACTAGAGatccatattttaatgtttttattttattttattttaattagtggCAGTGAACATACAACTCTTTTTGTGAGTTTATAAAACTTTAGCTTTCATTCCCAAACCTCACAGTGAACAAAGTAAATTAGATTCTGGACGTTTACTCCTGCAGATTTATTACTCTGATTCAGAGAAGAAGACTTAAAAAGccaacactttttaaatgtttggggatttttaaagattttatattttcatatgttttatatttcatattttcatagccaagttaattacaaaaaaaataaagtttcggTTTTGTTTGGGGTGTGATAAATAGGGAATATTCGGTGGCCTTCCTGCCAGTATGTTGTATAATCTCCAGCGATGTATTCTTGATGAAAGGCTTCTGGTGTAAGGAGACAAAAAAGTGCagcaaacaaataattaaatggtCCAGATGACCATACATCTGTATCTCTTCCAAAGTAGTCATACACATTAAATGATTCCGTTTGTAAAAGTTAAATGCATTTCATCCGCATTTTTAGCCTGCTATAAAAGAGCCGCTACAAGAGAGAGAATACTAATACTAATCTAGTTGTGATAGTTCTTCGATATAGAGTTTGGGAAATACAAACTGTTCAGTTCGTATTTGCGTAACTATATTTTCCCAAAACCACATAAAATAGATgagtttatttaacattttttttgcttttctaaaaACGTCATAAATCAGAATGTAAAAAGCGTGTTTGATCATCAAACCGAAAAAGTTCCACTCTTACAAATTGACTTGTAAAATCTCTCtaggaaaacaataaattcagCAAATTATGGCGCGTGTGTGGACTGCTGCGCACGAGTCGAGATCGAGTTGCAGTGACGTCGCCCTGGGATTATCCAATCAGATCGAGGACTGCAAACTAACGCCGTTAACGGAactgtagttttctttttgctacGCATCCTCCGGTCGGTCACCATTTTGGGAGTCAAAGCGGGCAGCGGCGGCCACCTCCTCGCCTCGCCGTGGC contains the following coding sequences:
- the ska3 gene encoding spindle and kinetochore-associated protein 3 isoform X1, translated to MESTRDFFSKLRKMAVTLEAETEKLQQAFEGRKNEDGDSDTAVRAMRAYHEVNSDVSSLKAQLQGELAEQKQREEEVRGFIEACRVMEQRVSKDIHTIRTHLEKYGYQAPSEAETPNDPNDQEAEEDETSLATEEDEGQEEDERTNSTSPPKAAGPFADLLRTPKLSDFGLSELQMKRALGGAEWCAEVPPMPELNLPQPSLRTPAPPPLAMTPKCALRMEDDDLQTPQMRDFGLSEHTMCLNNDFTVALLSKKHLQLDKPSPDFPSINEVMESLQTKVDNLESPEPPVVCTPGFKIKKPNGHLPSQETRDPESPCRHGNLSPTPEVPAFETPYVNRLVSGKKTAQTEPISLQGDGDSNIFKLQTSPCNGGSESNPARENDVPEVNFFGVEEKEIPEMPNLESFLGNSLQTNSGRMLTQQVGEDAGVNRPDLDGPTQEFSFGTPRIRMSYQEPSTPEMPDLSSVTQDICKLVSQVQRKKSASAHIASSVSSEKHSAPPAKGLTLVSQSEFQTLPSYLRLMTLGNLNQAVQNINRFTAQRHGETKEFTMDDLRRIISVGTKAPVYVLCLTELQRLKQVDGVLEAAVYKLITGN
- the ska3 gene encoding spindle and kinetochore-associated protein 3 isoform X2; translation: MESTRDFFSKLRKMAVTLEAETEKLQQAFEGRKNEDGDSDTAVRAMRAYHEVNSDVSSLKAQLQGELAEQKQREEEVRGFIEACRVMEQRVSKDIHTIRTHLEKYGYQAPSEAETPNDPNDQEAEEDETSLATEEDEGQEEDERTNSTSPPKAAGPFADLLRTPKLSDFGLSELQMKRALGGAEWCAEVPPMPELNLPQPSLRTPAPPPLAMTPKCALRMEDDDLQTPQMRDFGLSEHTMCLNNDFTVALLSKKHLQLDKPSPDFPSINEVMESLQTKVDNLESPEPPVVCTPGFKIKKPNGHLPSQETRDPESPCRHGNLSPTPEVPAFETPYVNRLVSGKKTAQTEPISLQGDGDSNIFKLQTSPCNGGSESNPARENDVPEVNFFGVEEKEIPEMPNLESFLGNSLQTNSGRMLTQQVGEDAGVNRPDLDGPTQEFSFGTPRIRMSYQEPSTPEMPDLSSVTQDICKVQRKKSASAHIASSVSSEKHSAPPAKGLTLVSQSEFQTLPSYLRLMTLGNLNQAVQNINRFTAQRHGETKEFTMDDLRRIISVGTKAPVYVLCLTELQRLKQVDGVLEAAVYKLITGN